In Diabrotica undecimpunctata isolate CICGRU chromosome 4, icDiaUnde3, whole genome shotgun sequence, a single genomic region encodes these proteins:
- the LOC140438389 gene encoding facilitated trehalose transporter Tret1-like: MDFTAKHKINFSYCIAASVNLMSMLAGIGYAWSSPCIPKLAGQVDPEFNPLPKPATIKEISWITALHCMGAIFGPLLTGCIAYKIGKKKTLLLFAIPQMVSHMILIFANKVIHFYIARFLLGMGTGCVFSLVPVYVAEMSVATHRGRTSMFLPLMLTLTQDLMFLIGPYVTIRTLALWSLLPSILFFLSFGIFMPESPYDCVKQNKISKAQHSLMLSRQTSNVQDELQNIINSIDEDKKSGKINELCKSRAVGKSFLIAFMLMFFQQFNGSNAIFAYQQTIFYASESTIPADKSVMLVGAFQIVVQLFVSKLVDSWGRKNLLIVSYFCQLISLVSLGIYFYLQKQNINIEFLFWLPITSVMLFMLSFKLGAGPVSWIIAGEIFPTNFKFVLSPLIAFCMTVMSFLVTFVFPKFSVYIGYEYSFWIFAIVVATAIPYIYLMVPETSGKSLKEIESIFQDRESVSREDQPYQKINY; encoded by the coding sequence TAAACTTGATGTCAATGCTAGCAGGTATAGGATATGCCTGGTCATCTCCTTGTATTCCAAAGCTTGCAGGACAAGTTGATCCTGAATTCAATCCACTTCCAAAACCTGCCACCATAAAAGAAATATCTTGGATAACAGCTCTTCACTGTATGGGTGCAATTTTTGGACCATTGTTGACAGGATGCATAGCATATAAAATAGGAAAAAAGAAAACCTTATTGTTATTTGCCATACCTCAAATGGTCTCTCATATGATACTAATATTTGCCAACAAAGTTATCCATTTTTATATCGCAAGATTTTTGCTTGGTATGGGAACAGGTTGTGTATTTTCTCTAGTCCCAGTATATGTAGCAGAAATGTCAGTAGCTACGCACAGAGGACGAACGAGTATGTTTCTTCCTTTAATGTTAACTTTAACGCAAGATTTAATGTTTTTGATAGGTCCTTATGTTACTATAAGAACCCTAGCTTTGTGGTCATTATTGCCATCTATCCTATTCTTCTTAAGTTTTGGCATATTTATGCCAGAAAGTCCTTATGACTGcgttaaacaaaacaaaatatcaaaggCTCAACATTCTTTAATGTTATCTAGGCAAACCAGTAACGTACAAGATGAgttacaaaatattattaattctatAGATGAGGATAAGAAAAGCggtaaaataaatgaattatgtaAGTCAAGGGCTGTCGGAAAAAGCTTTTTAATTGCATTTATGCTAATGTTCTTTCAACAGTTTAATGGCAGTAATGCTATATTTGCTTATCAACAAACTATATTTTATGCTTCCGAGTCAACCATTCCAGCCGATAAATCAGTAATGTTAGTGGGAGCTTTTCAAATTGTAGTACAACTATTTGTTTCAAAACTGGTCGATAGTTGGGGAAGAAAAAACCTGTTGATTGTTTCTTACTTTTGCCAACTTATATCACTGGTAAGTCTTGGAATATATTTTTACCtgcaaaaacaaaatatcaaCATAGAATTTTTGTTTTGGTTGCCGATAACAAGTGTTATGTTGTTCATGTTAAGTTTCAAGTTAGGTGCAGGACCAGTATCTTGGATAATTGCCGGGGAAATTTTCCCTACAAACTTCAAATTTGTTCTTAGTCCTTTAATTGCTTTTTGTATGACTGTTATGAGTTTCCTAGTAACTTTTGTGTTTCCAAAATTTTCAGTTTATATTGGTTATGAATACTCATTTTGGATATTTGCTATTGTTGTTGCAACTGCTATTCCTTATATTTATCTAATGGTGCCAGAAACATCAGGTAAATCGCTGAAGGAAATTGAAAGCATTTTTCAAGATCGAGAAAGTGTTTCAAGAGAAGATCAACCATaccaaaaaattaattattaa